One window from the genome of Rufibacter tibetensis encodes:
- a CDS encoding glycoside hydrolase family 130 protein, with protein MENIFQNRQRAIEQFHSDLISRKNEKQPLGNGIYDRYKYPILTNQHAPITWRYDLNPETNPYFMERIGINAAFNSGAIKLNGKYLLVVRVEGNDRKSFFAVAESPNGIDNFKFWEKPITMPETNEPDINVYDMRVVQHEDGWIYGLFCTERKDPDAKPGDESSAVAQCGIARTRDMVSWERLPDLKSTSPQQRNVVLHPEYINGKYALYTRPQDSFIEAGSRGGIGWGLTDSMENAVVEEEFILDPKTYHTVYEVKNGQGPAPIKTEKGWLHLAHGVRNTAAGLRYVLYMFLTDLQDPSKVIAKPGGHFIAPEGEERVGDVSNVTFGNGWIVDEDSTVFIYYASSDTRMHVATSTVNQLLDYVLNTPADGFRSAASVQQINLLVDKNQAFVNSKKHVMAPELNSTN; from the coding sequence GACCTGATCTCCAGAAAGAACGAGAAGCAGCCCCTTGGCAACGGCATCTATGACAGATATAAATACCCCATCTTAACCAATCAGCACGCCCCTATCACTTGGCGCTACGACCTGAACCCGGAGACCAACCCGTACTTCATGGAGCGGATTGGCATCAACGCGGCTTTCAATTCCGGCGCCATCAAACTGAATGGCAAGTACCTGCTGGTGGTGCGGGTGGAAGGCAACGACCGCAAGTCTTTCTTCGCGGTGGCAGAGAGCCCGAACGGGATTGACAACTTCAAATTCTGGGAGAAACCCATCACCATGCCCGAAACCAACGAGCCGGACATCAACGTGTACGACATGCGCGTGGTGCAGCACGAAGACGGCTGGATTTACGGCCTGTTCTGCACTGAGCGCAAAGACCCGGACGCCAAACCCGGCGATGAGTCCTCGGCAGTGGCCCAATGCGGCATTGCCCGTACCCGCGACATGGTGTCCTGGGAGCGCCTGCCGGATTTGAAATCCACTTCTCCGCAGCAACGCAATGTGGTCTTGCACCCAGAGTATATCAACGGCAAATACGCGCTGTACACCCGTCCGCAGGACAGCTTTATTGAGGCGGGCAGCCGCGGCGGGATTGGCTGGGGCTTGACCGATTCTATGGAGAATGCAGTGGTGGAAGAGGAATTCATCTTGGACCCTAAGACCTATCACACCGTCTATGAGGTGAAGAATGGTCAGGGTCCCGCTCCTATCAAGACTGAGAAAGGCTGGCTGCACCTGGCGCACGGCGTCCGGAACACTGCCGCCGGGCTACGCTACGTGCTGTACATGTTCCTGACGGATCTGCAGGACCCATCTAAAGTTATCGCGAAACCAGGCGGACACTTCATTGCCCCTGAAGGCGAGGAAAGAGTGGGCGACGTGTCAAACGTGACCTTTGGCAACGGCTGGATTGTGGACGAAGACAGCACCGTGTTCATCTACTACGCGTCTTCAGACACCAGAATGCACGTGGCTACCTCTACCGTAAACCAGTTGCTTGATTACGTGCTCAACACCCCCGCTGATGGATTTCGTTCTGCCGCCTCGGTGCAGCAAATCAACCTTTTGGTGGACAAAAACCAAGCCTTCGTGAACAGCAAAAAGCACGTGATGGCCCCAGAACTAAACAGCACAAATTAA
- a CDS encoding AGE family epimerase/isomerase: MASASPTSLASQLSVYQQEMETELERILAFWSEKTLDHQNGGFVGQIDNTGAVNPEAPKGSILNARILWTFSAAYWHTRKEEYLTIATRAFDYLITSFLDTTHGGIYWMVDPKGQPLNTRKQIYALSFTIYGMSEFHLATQNEKALQVSQELFRWIEKNSFDPEQGGYLEAFSQTGELLEDLRLSEKDRNDPKTMNTHLHILEAYANLYRAWPDQQLGNQLRRLIEVFLEKIVDTSTGHLKLFFSRDWISSPNLISYGHDIEASWLLQEAAEVLGNEALLSRVKEVALTIANATSDALLPDGSLYHELNVDENHYDKHREWWVSAEAMVGFFNAFELTGSEEFLHWSLNAWQFAKTYFLDLEQGEWHWGVHDDYTLMSKEDKVGFWKCPYHNARACLEIIHRCKKELSRS; the protein is encoded by the coding sequence ATGGCTTCCGCTTCCCCTACCTCTCTTGCCTCCCAACTTTCGGTTTACCAACAAGAGATGGAAACCGAGTTGGAGAGAATACTGGCGTTCTGGTCTGAGAAAACACTGGATCACCAGAACGGCGGGTTCGTGGGGCAGATAGACAACACGGGCGCGGTAAATCCCGAGGCACCCAAAGGCAGCATCCTGAATGCCCGCATCTTGTGGACGTTCTCGGCGGCGTACTGGCACACCAGAAAAGAGGAATACCTCACCATTGCCACCAGAGCCTTTGACTACCTGATTACCTCCTTCCTGGATACTACCCACGGCGGTATCTACTGGATGGTGGACCCCAAAGGTCAGCCTTTGAACACCCGCAAGCAGATCTATGCGCTGTCGTTCACCATCTACGGCATGAGCGAGTTCCACCTGGCAACGCAAAACGAGAAGGCACTACAGGTAAGCCAAGAGCTTTTCCGCTGGATTGAGAAAAACAGCTTCGATCCGGAGCAGGGTGGTTATCTGGAAGCCTTCAGCCAAACGGGCGAACTGCTGGAAGACCTGCGCTTGAGCGAAAAAGACCGCAACGATCCCAAAACCATGAATACGCACCTGCATATTCTGGAAGCCTATGCCAACCTGTACCGCGCCTGGCCAGACCAGCAGTTAGGCAATCAGCTGAGAAGATTAATTGAGGTGTTTCTGGAAAAGATTGTGGATACTTCCACCGGACACCTGAAGCTTTTCTTTTCCCGTGACTGGATTTCTTCTCCCAACCTGATTTCCTACGGGCATGACATTGAAGCCTCCTGGCTGTTGCAGGAAGCGGCAGAGGTGCTAGGCAATGAGGCGCTGCTTTCCAGAGTAAAAGAAGTTGCCCTCACCATAGCCAACGCCACTTCTGATGCTTTGCTCCCAGATGGTAGCCTGTACCATGAACTTAACGTGGATGAGAACCACTATGACAAACACCGTGAGTGGTGGGTGAGCGCCGAGGCGATGGTTGGTTTCTTCAACGCCTTTGAACTAACCGGCTCTGAGGAATTCCTGCATTGGTCGCTGAACGCCTGGCAGTTTGCCAAAACCTACTTTCTGGATTTGGAGCAGGGCGAGTGGCACTGGGGCGTGCACGATGATTACACCCTCATGTCAAAAGAAGATAAAGTAGGTTTTTGGAAATGTCCTTACCACAATGCCCGAGCCTGCTTGGAGATCATTCACAGATGCAAGAAAGAACTGAGCCGCAGTTAA
- a CDS encoding glycosyl hydrolase produces MKTLVHRLAKFSGQAPAVWLALVVFLLTALPSKAADIKLEAEDATLTGVTVARANAGYSGTGYVQGFDNSFAKNVRFTVNVPTTGIYDLTIRYGTPSSEKGYVLEVNGQRSEGMFPFVAGYGTAQSGKYQLTAGTNTITIGGGWGFYTLDYINLSPATIPLPAKPLKTLTDPNTTASTKNLFSYMVDLYGTKVLAAQQETNALQEIDYVRTHSGKDPAIGSFDLIEYSPSRIQHGANPAGFSEKAIQWANRDQGRGIISLMWHWNAPTDLINQAPDKLWWSGFYTRATTFNFAAALADKNGAKYQLMLRDIDAIAVELKKFQAQDIPVLWRPLHEAAGGWFWWGAQGAAPFKELWQILYDRLTNHHNLHNLIWVYTAERGKPEWYPGDAYVDIVGIDIYENTAVASNLSGQWTELQAMFNGKKLVTLSETGNLPNPDYIRTFGTWWSWFAVWNGADFIRKQPSSLIHSVFNDPDVITLDELPDWRNYRSVTGIDLENTFTHLSVYPNPANSGQLTIRITVTSPVKATFTLFNATGAKVAEVSKQFTSGANQVQIPLKNFPNGIYVLSIQKGAEQICRKVVVQKQ; encoded by the coding sequence ATGAAAACACTTGTACACAGGCTTGCAAAGTTTTCCGGGCAGGCGCCTGCCGTTTGGCTGGCGCTGGTGGTTTTTCTGCTGACGGCTCTTCCTTCTAAAGCCGCGGACATCAAACTGGAAGCCGAGGACGCTACGCTTACCGGCGTCACGGTTGCCAGGGCGAATGCGGGCTATTCTGGTACGGGTTATGTGCAGGGCTTTGACAACTCGTTCGCGAAGAATGTGCGCTTCACTGTCAATGTTCCCACTACCGGAATCTATGATTTAACCATCCGCTACGGCACCCCTTCCAGCGAGAAAGGCTACGTGCTGGAGGTAAACGGTCAGCGTTCTGAAGGCATGTTTCCCTTTGTGGCCGGCTATGGAACTGCCCAAAGCGGCAAGTACCAGTTAACCGCGGGTACCAACACCATCACCATCGGTGGTGGCTGGGGATTTTACACCCTTGACTACATCAACCTGAGTCCGGCTACTATTCCGTTGCCCGCCAAACCACTTAAGACGTTAACCGATCCCAACACCACTGCTTCCACCAAGAACCTGTTCTCTTACATGGTGGACCTCTACGGCACCAAAGTGTTGGCAGCGCAGCAGGAAACCAACGCTCTACAAGAGATTGATTACGTGCGCACGCACTCAGGAAAAGACCCAGCCATTGGTTCTTTTGACCTGATTGAGTACTCGCCGTCCCGCATTCAGCACGGGGCGAATCCAGCGGGCTTTTCTGAAAAGGCCATCCAATGGGCCAACAGAGATCAAGGCCGGGGCATTATCAGTTTGATGTGGCACTGGAACGCTCCCACAGACCTCATTAATCAGGCACCCGACAAGCTTTGGTGGAGCGGTTTCTACACCAGGGCCACCACCTTCAATTTCGCGGCGGCACTCGCCGATAAAAACGGGGCCAAGTACCAACTCATGCTCAGGGACATTGACGCCATTGCGGTAGAACTGAAGAAATTCCAGGCGCAGGACATTCCGGTGCTGTGGCGCCCACTGCACGAAGCAGCCGGCGGTTGGTTCTGGTGGGGTGCCCAGGGTGCCGCGCCTTTCAAGGAGCTTTGGCAAATTTTATATGACCGGCTCACTAATCACCACAACCTGCACAACCTCATTTGGGTCTACACCGCCGAACGAGGCAAACCCGAGTGGTACCCCGGAGACGCGTACGTGGATATAGTGGGCATTGACATCTATGAAAACACCGCCGTAGCCTCTAACCTGAGCGGCCAATGGACCGAACTTCAGGCCATGTTCAACGGCAAGAAACTTGTTACGCTCTCTGAGACCGGCAACCTTCCCAACCCAGACTACATCAGAACCTTCGGCACGTGGTGGTCCTGGTTTGCGGTTTGGAACGGCGCCGATTTCATCCGGAAACAGCCTAGCAGCCTCATCCATTCCGTCTTCAACGACCCGGATGTGATTACGCTGGACGAACTGCCGGACTGGCGAAACTACCGCTCCGTGACGGGCATTGACCTGGAGAATACATTCACCCACCTTTCGGTGTACCCTAACCCGGCTAATAGTGGGCAACTAACCATCAGAATCACGGTTACCTCCCCGGTAAAAGCCACCTTCACCTTGTTCAACGCCACTGGAGCCAAAGTAGCCGAAGTATCTAAGCAGTTCACCAGCGGGGCAAACCAGGTCCAAATACCACTTAAAAATTTTCCAAATGGCATCTATGTACTTTCCATCCAGAAAGGTGCTGAGCAGATTTGCAGAAAAGTGGTAGTGCAGAAACAGTGA
- a CDS encoding glycoside hydrolase family 27 protein, with product MKKLLLSLAALTLSFTAFSQGNNYVQNYKKFEGLAMTPPMGWNSWNKFACNVDEKLIRETADAMVSSGMKAAGYEYINIDDCWHGDRDSLGFIQPDPKRFPSGMKALTDYVHSKGLKLGIYSDAGSQTCGGRPGSRGYEFQDAQQYAKWGIDYLKYDWCNTEGLKAEGAYKTIAAALQRAGRPMVLSICEWGTDKPWEWGPAVGHLWRTTGDIYNCFDCVKDHGTWKSWGVMQILDKQEGLRQYAGPGHWNDPDMMEVGNGMTVNEDRAHFTMWSMLAAPLIAGNDLRNMSKETIAILTDKEVLAINQDKLGIQGLRLSVKDSLETWVKPLDGGKWAVTFLNRAKNPQKVNFDWKKTPITDDFAKRELNAGKTTYKIRNVWTKKSQGTTKKAFEATVPAHDVVLLVLSE from the coding sequence ATGAAAAAACTATTGCTCTCCTTAGCGGCCCTCACGCTATCGTTTACGGCCTTCAGCCAGGGAAACAACTATGTTCAGAACTACAAGAAGTTTGAAGGCTTAGCCATGACCCCGCCCATGGGCTGGAACAGCTGGAATAAATTTGCCTGCAACGTAGACGAGAAACTGATCCGGGAAACCGCTGATGCCATGGTGAGTTCGGGCATGAAAGCCGCCGGTTACGAGTATATCAATATTGATGACTGCTGGCACGGTGACCGCGACAGTTTAGGCTTCATCCAACCAGATCCCAAGCGTTTTCCCTCAGGCATGAAAGCCCTGACCGACTACGTGCATTCCAAAGGATTGAAGCTAGGCATCTACTCTGATGCCGGTTCCCAGACCTGTGGTGGCCGCCCAGGCAGCCGCGGCTACGAGTTCCAGGATGCCCAGCAGTACGCCAAGTGGGGAATCGATTACCTGAAATATGACTGGTGTAACACCGAAGGCCTGAAAGCTGAGGGTGCCTATAAAACCATCGCCGCTGCCTTGCAAAGAGCCGGTAGACCAATGGTGCTCAGCATCTGCGAGTGGGGTACTGATAAACCTTGGGAATGGGGTCCGGCCGTTGGGCATCTGTGGAGAACCACCGGCGACATCTATAATTGCTTTGACTGCGTGAAAGACCACGGTACCTGGAAATCATGGGGCGTGATGCAAATTCTGGATAAACAAGAAGGCTTGCGTCAATATGCAGGCCCAGGCCATTGGAATGACCCAGACATGATGGAAGTAGGTAATGGAATGACTGTAAACGAAGACCGCGCGCACTTCACTATGTGGAGCATGCTGGCCGCCCCGCTCATCGCTGGAAACGACCTGCGCAATATGAGCAAGGAAACCATCGCCATCCTAACCGACAAAGAAGTTCTCGCCATTAACCAGGACAAACTAGGCATCCAGGGCTTGAGACTCTCGGTTAAAGACAGCCTGGAAACGTGGGTGAAACCGCTGGACGGCGGCAAGTGGGCCGTGACCTTCCTGAACCGCGCCAAGAATCCGCAGAAAGTAAATTTCGACTGGAAGAAAACGCCCATTACTGATGACTTTGCCAAAAGAGAGCTGAACGCCGGCAAAACCACCTACAAGATTCGGAACGTGTGGACGAAGAAAAGCCAGGGCACAACCAAGAAAGCCTTCGAGGCCACCGTACCTGCGCATGACGTGGTGCTATTGGTATTGTCAGAATAG
- a CDS encoding sialate O-acetylesterase codes for MKLKTLGKLFLGMLITGVTSSAGAVSLPAIIGNHMVLQRNAEVTIWGWGNTGEEVTVTGSWDNKPVKTKVSNLARWEVKLQTSAAAGPQTVTVKGYNTIVLEDVLLGEVWLCSGQSNMDWSANAGIDNAEQHVKEANYPSIRFFQVGKRSADAPQVDLQGQWVVCTPETMKHFSAVGYFFGREIHQNLKVPVGLINSSWGGTPAEIWFSAPAIASNPVLAEAAAKRKEVEYGPVQPAKAYNAMIAPLIPFRLAGALWYQGESNVDAPDVYAQMLPALIQDWRTAWKNDFPFYYVQIAPYKYGGAEEWPRLAEAQLKTLSVPNTGMAVISDVGNIDDIHPRNKLDVGKRLAALALNKTYGQKEVPFSGPIYREMKKEGNKIRLYFDHADQGLAVKGKKLTQFEIAGEDQKFVPAQAKIDGKTVVVSAKGVKNPVAVRMGWSNTANPNLFNKAGLPASVFRTDTWTKK; via the coding sequence ATGAAACTGAAAACATTAGGCAAACTTTTCTTAGGCATGCTAATCACCGGAGTTACCTCCTCGGCGGGAGCCGTCTCGCTTCCGGCCATCATCGGGAACCACATGGTGTTGCAACGCAATGCCGAAGTGACCATCTGGGGTTGGGGCAACACCGGCGAAGAAGTCACCGTGACCGGAAGTTGGGACAATAAACCGGTAAAAACCAAAGTGAGCAACCTGGCCAGGTGGGAAGTAAAACTGCAAACCTCCGCCGCTGCTGGTCCGCAGACCGTAACGGTGAAAGGCTACAATACCATTGTGCTGGAAGACGTGCTGCTGGGCGAAGTCTGGTTATGTTCGGGCCAGTCTAACATGGACTGGAGCGCCAACGCCGGCATTGACAACGCTGAGCAGCACGTGAAAGAAGCCAACTACCCGTCCATCCGGTTCTTCCAGGTGGGTAAGCGCTCCGCCGATGCTCCGCAAGTGGACCTGCAGGGCCAATGGGTGGTGTGTACCCCAGAAACCATGAAACACTTCAGCGCTGTGGGTTACTTTTTCGGGAGAGAGATCCACCAGAACCTGAAGGTGCCCGTTGGGTTGATCAACAGCAGCTGGGGCGGCACCCCGGCCGAGATCTGGTTTAGTGCGCCGGCCATTGCGTCTAACCCTGTTTTAGCAGAAGCGGCCGCGAAACGCAAAGAAGTGGAATACGGTCCGGTACAGCCGGCCAAAGCCTACAACGCCATGATCGCGCCGCTCATCCCCTTCCGCCTGGCGGGTGCCCTGTGGTACCAGGGCGAATCCAACGTAGATGCTCCTGACGTGTATGCCCAGATGCTGCCCGCCCTCATCCAGGACTGGCGCACTGCCTGGAAGAATGATTTCCCCTTCTACTATGTGCAGATTGCGCCTTACAAGTACGGCGGTGCCGAAGAATGGCCACGCTTAGCCGAAGCCCAGCTGAAAACCTTAAGCGTTCCGAATACCGGTATGGCCGTAATCAGCGACGTGGGCAACATAGACGACATTCACCCCCGAAACAAGTTAGACGTAGGCAAACGCCTCGCCGCGCTGGCCCTGAACAAAACCTACGGCCAAAAAGAGGTGCCTTTTTCTGGTCCCATCTACCGTGAAATGAAGAAAGAAGGAAACAAGATTCGCCTCTACTTTGACCATGCAGACCAGGGCTTGGCGGTAAAAGGCAAAAAACTCACCCAGTTTGAGATTGCCGGTGAAGACCAGAAGTTCGTGCCTGCCCAGGCTAAAATAGACGGAAAAACTGTGGTAGTCAGCGCCAAAGGCGTGAAGAACCCGGTAGCCGTACGCATGGGCTGGAGCAACACCGCCAACCCAAATCTCTTCAACAAAGCTGGCCTTCCCGCCTCAGTTTTCAGAACCGATACTTGGACTAAGAAATAG